The following are encoded together in the Pleurocapsa sp. FMAR1 genome:
- a CDS encoding CHAT domain-containing protein, producing the protein MKLFQLPVKILLVLIWSLLATDSVRSQTGNMSDITLPNPNEIMNGSPTDGNTADSNTLTETTGLSDALETPSDNSNTSSGSTNQNSNQAVQETPNAVGGSSDTSSLDTNKSPATTSTPATEKPAQEEETPAQAQATEKAAQEEKKAVEEEKKAVEEEKKAAEENVNTGQLDRVAYEVQFQNAPTDLAIQMQEEFQLNQLINSSGLQIYGKVPSVRDISRRLAELEQQTGKKAAFINISLQKNQLESLAVLPDDSKSAAAKSSTVASSDLKSTDLPQLKETTIRKTVKDTSRKDVIATATQFREEVSNARNLQDTDYRESGQKLYNVLIKPLEAQLQANNIDILVFSMDSGLRLLPLAALYDGKQFLVEKYATAIVPSFGLTDTRYVDPAKSSILAMGASEFTDQPSLPTMGIELKTIVSDPRKGEAFLNKQFTIPNFIAQNSRKNSFQIIHLGTHAEFKAGDLNDSYIQFYDGKLRIPQLRNISDKLGWNTANTPIELLVLSACDTAIGDEKAELGFAGLAVQAGVKSALASLWYVSDLGTLALMGEFYNQLDSTLIKAEALQQTQLEMLHGKVNINDKRVDLSNGEKLALPKEFPEGNLSLAHPYFWSSFTLIGNWN; encoded by the coding sequence ATGAAATTATTTCAACTGCCAGTCAAAATACTTTTAGTTCTAATCTGGTCATTGTTAGCTACTGATTCAGTTCGTTCTCAAACAGGGAATATGTCGGATATTACATTGCCAAATCCCAACGAAATTATGAATGGTAGTCCTACAGATGGCAACACTGCCGATAGCAATACTTTGACTGAAACAACGGGACTTTCTGACGCTTTAGAAACTCCTTCTGATAACTCGAACACCTCTTCAGGGAGTACTAACCAAAATTCAAATCAGGCAGTTCAGGAAACACCCAATGCTGTTGGAGGTTCATCAGATACAAGCTCATTAGATACGAACAAATCGCCAGCCACAACTAGTACTCCAGCGACGGAAAAACCCGCTCAAGAAGAGGAAACACCCGCTCAAGCACAAGCAACAGAAAAAGCCGCTCAGGAAGAAAAAAAGGCTGTTGAGGAAGAAAAAAAGGCTGTTGAGGAAGAAAAAAAAGCTGCTGAGGAAAATGTAAATACAGGACAATTAGATCGTGTTGCTTATGAGGTACAATTCCAAAACGCTCCTACTGATTTAGCAATACAAATGCAGGAGGAGTTTCAATTAAATCAATTAATTAATTCTTCAGGATTACAAATATATGGCAAAGTGCCTTCTGTTCGGGATATTTCTCGCAGATTGGCTGAATTGGAACAGCAAACTGGTAAAAAGGCTGCATTTATCAATATATCACTGCAAAAAAATCAGCTTGAATCATTGGCAGTGCTGCCCGATGATTCAAAATCTGCTGCTGCTAAAAGTTCTACAGTTGCCTCAAGCGATCTTAAATCCACAGATCTGCCTCAATTAAAAGAGACAACTATACGGAAAACTGTCAAGGACACCTCTAGAAAAGATGTAATCGCGACTGCAACTCAATTCCGTGAAGAGGTTAGTAACGCTAGAAATTTACAAGATACTGACTACAGGGAATCAGGGCAAAAACTTTATAACGTATTAATTAAACCTTTAGAAGCGCAATTGCAAGCTAATAATATCGACATTTTGGTTTTCTCAATGGATTCGGGATTACGTTTATTGCCTCTAGCAGCACTTTATGATGGTAAACAATTTTTAGTCGAAAAATATGCTACGGCAATAGTTCCTAGCTTTGGTTTAACAGATACTCGCTACGTAGATCCTGCAAAAAGCTCTATTTTGGCTATGGGAGCTTCAGAATTTACCGATCAACCGTCATTACCAACTATGGGTATAGAATTAAAAACTATTGTCAGCGATCCTCGTAAAGGAGAGGCATTTCTGAATAAGCAGTTTACTATTCCTAACTTTATAGCTCAAAATAGCCGTAAAAATTCTTTTCAGATTATTCATCTTGGCACCCATGCAGAATTTAAAGCAGGGGATTTAAATGATTCTTATATTCAGTTTTACGATGGTAAGCTGAGAATTCCCCAACTACGAAATATATCAGATAAGCTTGGTTGGAATACCGCCAACACGCCAATAGAATTGTTGGTTTTAAGTGCTTGTGACACTGCTATAGGAGACGAAAAAGCAGAACTAGGTTTCGCAGGATTGGCAGTACAAGCAGGCGTTAAATCAGCATTAGCAAGCCTTTGGTATGTTAGTGATTTGGGAACATTAGCTCTGATGGGTGAATTTTATAATCAATTAGATAGTACTTTGATTAAAGCTGAAGCTTTGCAACAAACTCAATTAGAAATGTTGCATGGCAAAGTTAACATTAATGATAAACGCGTTGATTTATCAAATGGAGAAAAATTGGCTCTACCAAAAGAGTTTCCTG
- a CDS encoding sodium:solute symporter family protein, with product MTLIDWLIVLVYFLLTIGLGVFLSRKASQSMEDFFVSGRSLPWWLAGTSMAATTFSIDTPLYICGVVGSRGIAGNWEWWSFGISHVIMIYIFSRLWRRSEILTDAELTEVRYGGNTAAVLRGTKAFLFAVPINCIGIGYAMLAMVKVVDALELWQSLGVNPGENIKIWSVVGVSVIVLVYSGFSGLWGVVTTDFFQFFLALLGAIAVAIVAVNHVGGIHELIPQVQQASEIDVLSFFPVQFSNGSMGWNDAAGITATTFSAYLFLQWWSFRRSDGGGEFVQRLAAAKTEAEAEKASWFFNILHYGIRTWPWIIVALVAMVIYPDLEDKELAYPKLMLDFLPPVMLGLVVTSLIAAFMSTVSTSINWGASYLTNDLYRRFLKPNASQAELVMVGRIASVLVTVFGAIAAFYSTDITTVFRLVIAIGTGPGLVLILRWFWWRINAAAELTAMVGGFIIGLITSIYPQQIIDLFPIFEQILGDFGSNLLFISVVTALLWITVMYLTPPEADATLDKFYRRVQPGGIGWKRQRERTGIPAAQNLTQDLIRVIAATLLLFGSMFAIGGFLLLQSLTGWISLTVAVIGGFWLRQINKRQPVSMPRPGLLKDKG from the coding sequence GTGGTTAGCAGGGACAAGTATGGCAGCGACCACTTTTTCCATTGATACACCTTTATATATTTGTGGTGTGGTAGGTAGTCGCGGTATTGCTGGTAACTGGGAATGGTGGAGTTTTGGTATTTCTCATGTAATCATGATTTATATCTTTTCTCGTTTGTGGCGACGTTCGGAAATTCTTACCGATGCAGAATTAACAGAGGTGCGTTATGGCGGAAATACGGCTGCTGTTTTGCGGGGGACGAAAGCTTTTCTCTTTGCTGTGCCGATTAACTGTATTGGTATTGGTTACGCCATGCTAGCGATGGTTAAGGTAGTAGATGCCTTAGAACTTTGGCAAAGTTTGGGAGTTAATCCAGGGGAAAACATCAAAATTTGGAGTGTAGTCGGCGTTAGCGTTATAGTTTTAGTATATTCTGGCTTTTCTGGGCTATGGGGCGTTGTGACTACGGATTTCTTTCAATTTTTTCTGGCTTTACTTGGTGCGATCGCCGTAGCAATTGTAGCCGTCAATCATGTAGGTGGTATTCATGAACTAATTCCCCAAGTTCAACAAGCCAGTGAGATAGATGTTTTGTCTTTTTTCCCTGTTCAATTCAGCAATGGCAGTATGGGGTGGAATGATGCTGCGGGAATTACCGCTACTACTTTTTCTGCTTACTTGTTTCTTCAGTGGTGGTCTTTTCGTCGCAGCGATGGCGGGGGAGAGTTTGTACAGCGTTTGGCAGCAGCAAAAACTGAAGCCGAAGCTGAAAAAGCCTCGTGGTTTTTTAATATCCTTCACTATGGAATACGTACTTGGCCCTGGATTATAGTTGCTTTGGTAGCTATGGTTATCTATCCAGATCTAGAAGATAAGGAACTGGCATATCCAAAATTGATGCTGGATTTTTTGCCTCCTGTAATGTTGGGTTTGGTGGTGACTTCGCTGATTGCAGCCTTTATGAGTACGGTTTCTACTTCGATTAACTGGGGTGCATCTTATTTGACCAACGACCTTTACCGACGTTTTCTCAAGCCTAACGCTAGTCAAGCAGAATTAGTGATGGTAGGTAGAATCGCCTCTGTTTTAGTGACAGTTTTTGGGGCGATCGCTGCATTTTATTCTACTGATATTACCACTGTTTTTCGTTTAGTAATTGCGATCGGCACTGGGCCTGGGTTGGTGTTGATCTTGCGTTGGTTTTGGTGGCGAATTAATGCTGCTGCGGAATTGACTGCTATGGTAGGCGGTTTTATTATTGGGCTAATTACCAGTATTTATCCTCAACAAATTATCGACCTTTTTCCCATATTTGAACAAATATTAGGCGATTTCGGTTCTAATCTCCTATTTATTTCGGTTGTAACTGCCTTGCTGTGGATTACCGTGATGTATCTTACTCCTCCAGAAGCCGATGCTACTTTAGATAAATTCTATCGCCGAGTACAGCCAGGAGGAATAGGCTGGAAGCGTCAGCGAGAGAGAACAGGTATTCCTGCTGCACAAAATTTAACTCAAGATTTAATTAGAGTGATTGCTGCCACCTTGCTTTTATTTGGCTCAATGTTTGCGATCGGTGGATTTTTGTTGCTGCAATCTTTGACAGGCTGGATATCCCTTACTGTGGCAGTTATAGGTGGCTTCTGGCTACGTCAGATAAATAAACGTCAACCTGTATCCATGCCTAGACCTGGGCTTTTGAAAGATAAGGGATAA
- a CDS encoding COP23 domain-containing protein, with protein sequence MNKKHLYTALVGCAIAISSLPVQAEKNPNKKSANTAFVCATQEGTPTMYAYTSGQVNLKPIMSWHSEYLLPKQSGKEICQQTANKLQASYQQKTAKYLKAESLEKKNLVCLVTEENQNCADKASEKLFSVNPNYNAGCVLNNMKPLECKALKSRGNIYSFDDKPYQPVWWPWW encoded by the coding sequence ATGAATAAAAAGCACCTATATACTGCCTTGGTCGGTTGCGCGATCGCGATAAGTTCGTTGCCCGTCCAGGCAGAAAAAAATCCTAATAAAAAATCTGCTAATACTGCCTTTGTCTGCGCTACTCAAGAAGGTACGCCAACAATGTATGCCTATACTTCAGGGCAAGTGAACCTCAAGCCAATCATGAGTTGGCACTCAGAATATCTACTTCCAAAACAGTCTGGCAAAGAAATTTGTCAGCAAACTGCCAACAAATTACAGGCTTCGTATCAGCAAAAAACAGCCAAATATCTGAAGGCAGAAAGTCTAGAAAAGAAAAATTTAGTTTGCTTAGTTACAGAAGAAAACCAAAACTGCGCTGATAAAGCCAGCGAGAAGTTGTTCAGCGTAAATCCTAACTACAATGCAGGTTGCGTTTTAAACAATATGAAGCCTTTAGAGTGTAAGGCATTAAAAAGTAGAGGTAATATATATAGCTTTGACGACAAACCATATCAACCTGTATGGTGGCCGTGGTGGTAA